One genomic segment of Plasmodium cynomolgi strain B DNA, chromosome 14, whole genome shotgun sequence includes these proteins:
- a CDS encoding DnaJ domain containing protein (putative), translating into MNELTSGEANLQGGEDDGSANGRSDDGACGEKGAEPNINPSDNNTSSAVEDNHEEIAQKEEADEVGEDELNEMFDDFLKDIENISSTMENQPDGKKLNKGDAQSEIARLLANKNSSPFEIFDIHEDINMEKIKSKYRRLSVLIHPDKCKIEKASEAFHILNKAYEELKRDDIKEQYKSVYETAKKNIIKKLNLKKIKNELNEYLNKNEEEYEISKEVQLLINEECENLLKVQKEKMEYAQKCKQANLQYAKEKEEEKIKEELKKEEERKLWIEGRDERVNNWKNYKRDNLKTEKEFHIYKNVGKKKEERTEEEKEKLKRIPTTNR; encoded by the coding sequence ATGAACGAACTCACTAGTGGAGAAGCGAATCTGCAGGGTGGGGAAGATGATGGCAGTGCGAACGGTAGAAGTGACGATGGTGCATGTGGGGAAAAGGGCGCGGAGCCAAATATTAATCCAAGCGACAATAATACATCTAGCGCAGTGGAGGACAACCATGAGGAAATTGCTCAGAAGGAGGAAGCGGACGAGGTAGGTGAAGACGAACTGAACGAAATGTTTGACGATTTTTTGAAAgacattgaaaatatttcctcCACTATGGAAAACCAACcagatggaaaaaaactaaataaGGGAGATGCACAAAGTGAAATAGCTAGATTAttagcaaataaaaatagctcACCATTTGAAATATTTGATATACATGAAGATATTAATATGGAAAAGATTAAGAGCAAGTATAGACGGCTGTCTGTACTTATTCATCCAGATAAATGTAAAATTGAGAAAGCTAGTGAAGCCttccatattttaaataaggCTTATGAAGAACTGAAAAGAGACGACATTAAGGAACAGTATAAGAGTGTTTACGAGACGGCTAAGaagaatattataaaaaaattaaatttaaaaaaaataaaaaatgaattgaatgaatatttaaataaaaatgaagaggagtATGAAATTAGTAAGGAAGTACAACTACTGATTAATGAAGAATGTGAAAATCTTCTAAAAGttcagaaggaaaaaatggaatatgcACAGAAATGTAAGCAAGCCAATTTGCAATATGctaaagaaaaggaagaagaaaaaataaaggaagaactaaaaaaagaagaggaaagaaaattgtGGATTGAGGGGAGAGATGAAAGAGTAAATAACTGGAAGAATTACAAAAGGGATAATTTAAAAACGGAGAAAGAAttccatatatataaaaatgtggggaaaaagaaggaagagcgaacggaagaggaaaaggaaaaacttaaGAGGATTCCCACCACGAATCGG
- a CDS encoding hypothetical protein (putative) has translation MADKVCRMVENMVYEFNDLKRKELFTDKEIITIANKRRNHEYTINSSSCILLNFILYIEFEMNLEKIREKRKWKKKNDMLNEINEYNKLLKSQYEEYTNLKAKIESEKCPKRSKSLRKLLNKNKHSINCCKRDILKVENKLQVLIRHSLSDYSLVKRIINIFQTCLRKHHNNIEIWLHYFNFCYVKRKMENLESAILNSLKYHIKNELIWVFYLHYYNIRKNIQYTRKLYIRAILFIPKSLSLNVLYFNIEFDIFYKLLTNFKQKVDENSSNEHFNQFVDFCKSSTKEQDTKDNSASQTNEDILKRDIDQGDYKTVKDEDKYGLDIIIFLGKKYLNTFQNNKSHLYIFIFLLLNVYLKMEKNKWIKNYVLRYKQDQPCFFYYLFVSKCVASAHCDLSEDKGFQILKNTFYQNGGEESQLQNYFDVAQVNHILRELLGTFHNDLMIYFFCLLLGNLFEVFVEYTNVEDVFTIDGLPGAQLPPLTQSESSHHTDSSKTGGNHANMQSKQDKQEEELSSNVDVEKKKNILFYMNKPTLTNHEELQIFQFLKDEIFLCGPYNFKKINEEYLKEKDSSTYHFLQKLNFMAHVCLFENRHSEISKNNFIYNYEETQKNSDILSSMLYFFLFDPKKVQAGDMAKKKHHLEQPNQVNEAQGGLSKRRKKGFACLGADPQRLAQTSLKRGQRRDVNSVYESDSDNMSGEESDAVSSEGGSEGSSEGSSEGGSEGNSKGGSEGGSEGNIKGNIKGNIKGDSQRDADRDEQRNPNEGKGSTNGGEDPIELNTQPTRENETAKQKISIIDELLSLLSKEVDVFVKVTILKCVLNLIVFLNNNQLKRHFRATISEECEKVRKTPPQKNFLKVELINLTHLYKKAYSDECAVV, from the exons atggcgGACAAGGTGTGCCGCATGGTGGAAAACATGGTATACGAGTTTAATGACCTGAAGAGAAAGGAGTTATTCACAGACAAGGAAATCATAACAATTGCAAATAAAAGGAGGAATCACGAGTACACAATTAACAGCTCATCCTGCATACTGCTCAACTTCATTTTATACATCGAATTTGAAATgaacttggaaaaaataagagaaaaaagaaagtggaaaaaaaaaaatgatatgcTGAATGAAATTAATGAATATAACAAATTGCTAAAAAGTCAATATGAAGaatatacaaatttgaaggcaaaaatagaaagtgaaaaatgccCCAAAAGGAGCAAGTCCTTGAGGAAGttactaaataaaaataaacacagcATTAACTGTTGTAAGAGGGACATTTtaaaagtggaaaataaattacaagtACTTATACGACATAGCTTATCAGATTATTCACttgtaaaaagaataattaaTATCTTCCAAACGTGCCTGAGAAAACATCATAATAACATAGAAATATGGCTACACTATTTCAACTTCTGCTAcgtaaaacgaaaaatggaaaatttggAAAGTGCCATATTGAACAGCCTAAAgtatcatataaaaaatgaactcatATGGGTCTTCTACCTGCACTATTATaacataagaaaaaatattcaatacACGAGAAAGCTATACATAAGGGCCATTTTATTCATCCCTAAGAGTTTATCCCTCaatgttttatatttcaaCATAGAATTCGACATATTCTACAAACTGCTAACaaattttaagcaaaaagTTGATGAAAATTCATCTAATGAGCATTTTAACCAATTCGTTgacttttgcaaaagtaGTACAAAGGAACAAGACACCAAGGATAATTCAGCTAGCCAAACGAATGAAGATATACTCAAACGGGATATTGATCAAGGGGATTACAAAACTGTTAAGGATGAGGATAAATATGGCTTAGATATAATCATCTTTCTGGGgaagaaatatttgaatacttttcaaaataataagAGCcatctttacatttttattttcctacttttaaatgtttacttaaaaatggaaaaaaataaatggataaaaaattatgttctTCG GTACAAGCAGGATCAGCCCTGCTTTTTCTACTACCTTTTTGTATCCAAATGTGTTGCTTCCGCACATTGTGACCTTTCCGAGGACAAAGGTTTccagattttaaaaaatacctTTTACCAAAATGGCGGCGAAGAATCGCAGCTGCAAAACTACTTCGACGTGGCGCAAGTAAACCACATATTACGTGAACTCCTGGGCACCTTCCATAATGACCTTATGATTTACTTTTTCTGTCTCCTACTTGGGAACCTATTTGAGGTCTTTGTAGAGTACACTAACGTAGAGGATGTCTTCACCATTGACGGCCTCCCGGGAGCACAATTGCCACCGTTAACACAGTCTGAAAGTTCCCATCATACGGATTCATCCAAAACGGGGGGGAACCATGCCAATATGCAATCCAAACAGGACAAACAGGAGGAAGAACTAAGCAGCAACGTGgatgtggagaaaaaaaaaaatattctcttTTATATGAACAAACCCACCTTGACAAACCATGaagaattacaaatattCCAGTTTTTAAAGgacgaaatttttttgtgtggtCCAtacaactttaaaaaaattaatgaagagTACCTGAAAGAAAAGGATAGCAGCACgtaccattttttgcagaagCTGAACTTTATGGCCCACGTTTGCCTCTTTGAAAATAGACACTCAGAAATAAGTAAGAATAATTTCATTTACAATTATGAGGAAACCCAAAAAAATAGCGACATCCTTTCATCTATGTTGTACTTCTTCCTATTCGATCCAAAAAAAGTCCAAGCGGGTGATATGGCCAAGAAGAAACACCATTTGGAGCAACCCAATCAGGTGAATGAAGCGCAAGGTGGTCTTAGCAAGAGGCGGAAGAAAGGGTTCGCCTGCCTTGGTGCGGACCCCCAGCGCCTCGCCCAAACATCCCTCAAACGGGGGCAACGAAGGGATGTTAACAGTGTTTACGAAAGTGATAGCGATAACATGAGTGGCGAGGAAAGCGACGCAGTAAGCAGCGAAGGTGGCAGCGAAGGTAGCAGCGAAGGTAGCAGCGAAGGTGGCAGCGAAGGTAACAGCAAAGGTGGCAGCGAAGGTGGCAGCGAAGGTAACATCAAAGGTAACATCAAAGGTAACATCAAAGGTGACAGCCAAAGAGACGCCGACCGTGATGAGCAGCGCAACCCCAACGAAGGCAAAGGAAGCACTAATGGAGGGGAGGACCCAATCGAACTGAACACTCAACCCACACGCGAAAACGAAACAGCCAAACAGAAAATTTCCATCATTGATGAACTGCTTTCTTTACTGAGCAAAGAAGTGGACGTCTTTGTGAAGGTAACCATTTTGAAGTGTGTCCTAAATTTAATcgtatttttaaacaataaCCAATTGAAGCGCCATTTCAGAGCGACCATCTCGGAGGAGTGTGAAAAGGTAAGGAAAACTCCTCCCCAAAAAAACTTCCTCAAAGTGGAACTAATCAATTTGACCCATTTGTATAAAAAGGCGTACAGCGATGAGTGCGCGGTGGTGTAA